TCTCCTTTCAGAAAGCCAGCTGTGCTAAACTCTCAGAAATGGTCTGTATTGTTTCCAGGCAAAGAGAAATAGACGGTTTATTCCAcagcagacaaactgaaacataatAAAAGCACATAATGAGGGACAGCTAGAGGGAAAGACTTACGCAGACACTCATTGGCCTCACGGGCATTGGCCCTCTGCCATGGCCGGTCATAGTGAAAGGGCTTGCAGCGGTCACATTCAGGACCCTCTGTGTTGTGCTTGCAGTCACAGACCAGTTTGCCTTCCTTGTCTTTCAGACAGCGTGAGCCGTGTCCGTTGCATTTACACCTCCCGCCCACCTGGAAGTCTCCCACTGCATAGAAATAAGTTGGCAGTGTTGATGTCACTGCCGTGGGGTCATCGTCTCTCCCGCCGCTGTTGCCTCCAGCCCCCATTGCAAGCTCCCGGGGCAGCTGAGGTCGGCTAAAGACCACACGAATATCAGTGACAGTCACCCAGTCCTGAAGGACCGGACTGTTGTCAAAGTCTTTGGCAGAGGGTCGTCCATCCAGAGTGCTGAATGCGATGAGCCCCCCAGAAAGCGGGTAGAGGTCAGTGTGGCCATCTGTGCATAGAGCCTCCTGTTCATTCTGCTTGGTAATGGTTGCTTTGTTGGGCCGATTGTACATACGGCGGCACTGTGAGGAGTAGAACTGGTAGGGCATCCAGGTCTTGCCATAGTCCATGCTCTTGTATATGGCCAGGGACTCAGGTCGTGGTGAACAGAACTGCAGGCTGACATAGGTGATCTCAAATTTTTTACCTAGCGAAAGGGTTAGAGTTACATTGTGTGGTGAGGTGTTCAGATTCTCTGACTGCCAGCAGGTGAGGTTGTGGGCTGAGTTGAGGTCAGTGAGGTAGGAAGCAGGGTGGGCACGGCGAGGGTCAGCTGCATCACAGATTTGGCATGTGCGCACAGAAGGCCGATCGTCACCTCGCTCCACCACACTACAGGATCGGGACGGAGGCCGGCCACAGACACTGGACACCATCACCTCCTTACCAAAGGCAGCGTTGATGAACTCGGGGATACAGCGGCGGGCTGCACCTGTGTCGTCATAGCAAGGGTCCAGAGGGGTCTGCTGTCCCGCAAAGGGATTGGTGGCACTGTGGGTGGAGGCTGAGCATGCCAAGAGGCACAGGCCCAGCAGGCACCTCCAGGGTTCCCTCATCCTGCTCAGAGGgcctgtgtgtgaatgcgtgtcTGTGCTggatgagtgtttgtgtgtgtaaactacagtctgtgcatgtaaatgtgaatgtataTGTGTGGCTGTGTGGACGTGTCTGTGCGTGTGACTTTGCCCTATGTGTGTATAACTGTGAGTCGATGGAAGGAGATTGTCTGAGCTCAATGACCCGTCACTTCAGGCTGACCAGAGCCCTTCCtgtaagagaaagaaacaaacagaaaggtCAGTGCCATAGACATATTTTTACCATAATAGGATATGAACTACAAAGAGATGCTGATCAAATTCTACTGTATACAAAACAAGTTTGTGCATCTTCAAAACTAAATTATATTTGGTCTTGTAAAGGAAACTAAATTGGATATTTTGTAGTGTgcaattaaaagtaaatgttttcactgactAAAGCCTGTCAAAGAATTAGACAGTTAGACAGGGGTGGGGGCAAGAGAGAGGATGTGACCATTTAAAGAGAGACATTAGTGACTGCAAGTGGCTGCAAGCTGAATTTCAATGCTGGCCTCTCATTCAGTGATTCCATTCAAGTCAAAACTGGCCAAGCCTTCTGGTCATGCTTGAGCAGCATGGCAGAAGTTACCCTATAATCCCTGGTGATGCTGCAGAGCAGTGGACCGCGTGTGACCCTGGTCAAAACCTGCTTTAAGAGTGTGTCCTAAGAAAAGGAAACCATTTCATATCTACTCAAGGACATTTTGAGCTCTTACTAATTTTTGCGGGAATCGGACAGGAAATCAACCGTTGCACCACTATTGTTACGCAGTGCTGATCCAGGAGAAGGTGACATTATGTTCATTCACTGAACCAGAAAATTCACCAAAAGTGATAGCTATTTGAAGATTATACTCTGCATTTGCCTTTCTAAATCTCTGGGTCAAGATAGGTACCTGGATGACATCATTCATATGCTCACAGCTTGGCGAGGGGCCTCTCAGTCccaaagagagaaagattgaGGGGTGCAGGGACAGAAGGCTTTGgggcaaagaaaaagacagaaagagatgtaTATGGCCTGAGGCTTTCCCTTCCCTAATCCCCTTTTTACTTCCCTGGATGTCAAACCCAGAAGAGCCCCATTTCAAAACAGACGGCTGAGGGGTTGAGAAGGCACCCCAACCCTCTTTGCAAGGTATTTATTAAATTACAATGACTCACACCCACCTCCTCTTACCCTCACTCTCCTTCTTACACTACAGCATCCCTCTTCATCTTGGTAGAACAAAAGGCCACCTCTGTATCCACTTCAGTCATGcggggcaggcagacagacggatTTAAGAgagtcagaaaaacaaaagtttcgTTCTTTTCTTATGTGAGGGGTCCAAAGCTAGCAGTCCTCAAAAAAAGAGCCCAGTGGCCTGGTAAATAGGACCACTCGTCTGTGCTCAAGTGCTTAAACCCTGCCATTTGGCTTCTTCTCAAGGGCAGATTTGGTGTTAAAGGAAAATAGTGTCAGGGAATTCTGCAGAGCAGAAAGAACGTGAGgaagaaaatgtcacaaagaGGAAGTAGAGAAATGGGCATgtaattttaaatgtcttttcagagttcttttctgtgtcattttgaACTATAGTTGAGATAAAGAGATATTTTCCCGGCATGCCAGGCTCTGATGTAGCCACTCCAAGAAAATTAAAGACCTAAGCATGAAAACATTACACAAAAAATCCCCTGCTATTCCAATATTAAACATATGAAAAATGGATTGCAGGGCGTGCTCATAAATGATTGGGGTAAGAGTGGGCCTTGCCAGGACGGATAAGGACACTGATCAATGACATGTGTCTGAGGACAAGGAGGTTAAAGTGGGCACGCAGGCGGGAGTTCATCAGCCAAGGCACTCCATCAAAAGTCTGGCTGTGGTAAAGCTGGCGGGCCCAACACCCACTGGGGAGGGCATGAAGAGACGGCTGATAGAATTAGCAACTCATTAGCATCCAGGCCCAGCTTCTATCAGCAGCATGTTCATCCGAGAAAAGAGACAGTGGGGAGGCTctgagagagatgaagggagggcaggaaggagcaggaagaggatgTAGAAATTATGACAGGTgaggaaaaagaataaaagaagagagagagaggcaattATTCTGATTCAAAATCTGATGTtgatgagggagagagaggaagttagaaaatgaaaaccagGCGGGAAAATACTTCGCAGGCTAAAGAGACTATAAAGGGGACAAACATGCACAAGGGAAGAAGAGCTTCAGTAGGTAAGCAGGAAAAGAGGAACACAGAAGGGGGAGGGAAACAGCGAGGGGTACGACAGTGATAAAGCAGAAATGACTCGAGGGAGGGTGAGCCAGGACAGATATGAATGGAAGCAGTCGGAGAGAGGGAAagtgacagagatggaggggggaGTTAGGGGAAGGACATaaaaaatgagagagggagcgatggagagagaaacagaggggaGACAGATTAAGGTGGAGGACTGCATTGGTCTGTGTCTGGACTTTGGATGACTAAATATGGTACGGTCCGTGTGCCGCCGGGCCTTCTGGGAGATTCTTCCAGGCTCTGGTGCTGTCAGGCACGCCTGGCAGATGAGCGTGTAGgttaaacagagagagaacagtgaCAAGGCTGTTTAATTCCACTCTGTACACCCACTG
The Scatophagus argus isolate fScaArg1 chromosome 21, fScaArg1.pri, whole genome shotgun sequence genome window above contains:
- the ntn2 gene encoding netrin 2; the encoded protein is MREPWRCLLGLCLLACSASTHSATNPFAGQQTPLDPCYDDTGAARRCIPEFINAAFGKEVMVSSVCGRPPSRSCSVVERGDDRPSVRTCQICDAADPRRAHPASYLTDLNSAHNLTCWQSENLNTSPHNVTLTLSLGKKFEITYVSLQFCSPRPESLAIYKSMDYGKTWMPYQFYSSQCRRMYNRPNKATITKQNEQEALCTDGHTDLYPLSGGLIAFSTLDGRPSAKDFDNSPVLQDWVTVTDIRVVFSRPQLPRELAMGAGGNSGGRDDDPTAVTSTLPTYFYAVGDFQVGGRCKCNGHGSRCLKDKEGKLVCDCKHNTEGPECDRCKPFHYDRPWQRANAREANECLPCNCNLHARRCRFNMELYKLSGRKSGGVCMNCRHNTAGRHCHYCKEGFYRDMARPITHRRACKACDCHPVGAAGKTCNQTTGQCPCKDGVTGITCNRCAKGYQQSRSPVAPCIKIPVVNPTAVVSSTEEPADCESYCKPVKGNLKINMKKYCKKDYAVQVNVLDMETVGDWAKFSVNVVSVYKSRGEPLKRGDNILWVHMKDLACKCPKIQMSKRFLVMGGSDGGTGTGAGPGVGPGAGTTGPGAERVGLVADKNSLVIQWRDVWTRRLRKFQRKEKKGKCSKA